In Aedes albopictus strain Foshan chromosome 3, AalbF5, whole genome shotgun sequence, the genomic window cctcattcaaGCAGAGTACGGGACATTTCTGTGCAGAGTACAGCAAAACGATGTCTTATCCGACCCCACCCGGGTCGTCGCTGGAGAGAGGCAAAGATGTATTTATACTacatatcaccgctactgttcctcatcgtaatcgacgagatcctggtaggtgcgattgatcgtgaaccaaatcgtgggttgctgtggcagcccattaccatggaggaGCACCTCAATGACATCGAACTGGCAGAAGtggttgatgacgttgctctcattGCTCAACGGcggtctgatatgcagagtaagctcaatgatcttgccgatcgctcctcggcggcaggtcttatcaTTGACATTAACGTCAACAAAACCAAATCATGGCCAACTcttcttccagctttacggtagctgggctgacagtaaaaaatgttgaaagcttccaaacaCCCTCGTTCTTGTATACGGCCGTATCCACCTTTGATTACACAGCCCATTttattttgctggcgtaaacggaaATTTACATTCGAAAGTGagttgcctttgcgagtttaagaaatgtatgggaaaacaatcagattagaaTTTTCAACTCAAGCGTGCATTTTGTATACTGCTGTACGCCATTGAAACCTGGTGCGTATCAGTGGAAAACACTCAAAAGTTtcagatcttcatcaatagatgtctgcggtatataattcgtgcatggtgacctccaaagtggagctccatcgtcgatgtcatcaaaagtcaatagcgacagaaattcggtagcgaaagtggaggtgggtcggccacactctacgcaggggcggaaacgaaatctgcaagcaagcgttagattggaacccagcaggacatcggaGCAGAGGCACGCCCAgaagctcatggcggcgcagcctccacAAAGAAATAAAGGTAGGAAGTCGactgaaatttgacctggccacaggtcaaggcgatggcgggtaagtgcccaggatggagatcttttaatTCAGCCCTCTGCTCCAGCATGGGTGCTCAGTTCTGAAAGTGATCAAGTTAATCCGTGATTTTGGAATTTAAGAGCCCCGGGCATCCTTTTAATTGAGATTTCCAGCGCGCTTTGGTAAAACCTCCCccgccaaggatttctttaacttTTCCATTTCAGTACGATTCGCGGTGCCCTTTCGGAAATACACACGAACTACGCTTCATTATTGTGTACGTTATGTTTAACCGGATAACCAACCGTTGTAGTCTCTTCACAATTTTCCCCATTTACACTTTTTTATGCTCGTAACATAAATATATAATGTGCCCATGATACATTATGTTTGTAAGAGGTACCTATTAAATAAGACGTATTTTAAATCCCACAATACAACTGCACCGTCCTCAACGATTCACTAATCGATGTTGTTAGAACCTACCACAGGAAACGAAAATAATTAAAACTCGACTGAATCTTTCAAACGCAGCTTTGGTCCGTGCGTTTCCGACTGCCGCTTACTTAGAGCAAAATCAGGCCAACGTCTTCCGGTTGCATGCTCGGACAGCGCCAGTTGTACAGATAGTACTGCAAATTGCCATCGCCGATGCCGAATTTAAGCGGCACCAGGAACGTCCGGTTCTCCATCAGGTCGAGCGCATTGAACACATCAAAGTTGAGGTTTTTCGCCGAAATGAGCGCATCGTTGATCAGATCCAGCCAGGGCGTCTTGGTAGACACGTTGTAGAAACTGTACGCGGCCTTGACGCACTTGTGCACGGCGTGGTGCATCACCGTGGACGGAAGCGTGTAGTAGCTGACCATGTCCGTGATTTCACCGGTGGACGGATCTTCCACCACGAAACAATCGATGATGCCATCCTGGGGCGAGAACCAGtggcggaattcctccaagtcaaACACCGGCGTCAGATTGAATCCGAGCAGGTAGCGCTCGAGCAGTTTATGGGTGGCTTCCAGGTCCGATTCGCGCAGCTTCCGGAAACCGGGAGTTTTCGGGGCGTCAGGCAGTTTGTATAGCTTGATCGTTCGTTGCATCGTCATGTTGCGGGAAAGGTGGGAAAATTTCACCTGAAATAGGTAAGAATTAATTATAAAATGTATGCGCCAGTTTTGATGAGAAGCATGAGAACGCGACTCAGGTTAATCCAGTTCAATCTGTATTACTTTTTCATTCTACTGAAAATAAAGATTTTTGCATCTCTAAAGTTTCGAGGTGAATGATGAGGAAAGGGACGAAAGATAGCAAAAAGAACAAGGTCCCACGTATCATTATCAATACGTATGATTTTTAGTTAACGCTTACCTCCACAAGTTTCTTCGGGTTCAAGGATCGATGCCAATAGCGACAGGAAGAAACCGGTTTTGGCAGCACAACTCCCGCCGTGTAGACGGCCTGGAATATTCCGGTTCGATTAACCCTTCTGGTAATCTCACGGATCAACACCGGAGCCAGTCGTTTCGAGCGCAGCTTCTTGTGGACGCACAGAAAGTTAATCTCAaccattttttgcgtcttctggtGGACGTTCAGGGTGCCGGGAATGGCCGAAATGAATCCCACCAGCCGACCGGACTTGACGACCCGAACGCCGCAGTGCCAGTCGGCACGCCATCCGGGTGGTTGCAGGGCCCACTTCAGGAAGGCAGGTTGATAATCGAAGCGGAACATCGCGTCGTCATCTTCGACGTAGTTCTCGTTCAGAAGCGTGTAGAGTTCTTTTAGCTGGAGCGGATCCTCCAGATTCATGGTATCCCAGGTGAACCCTTCCGGAAGGCTGTAGGGTTCTTCGCGGATCTCGCTAATGGGTTTATCGGCTTCGATAGGCTCATTGACGGCTATCTTTTCGTCCATCCGGGGAACTGGTTGGGTGGACCAGAATTTGAATGACTTATTCAAGGCTTCCTCCGGAGTTTTCGCTGGCTTTAGCGAACTTAACTTCAACTGCTCGATCACATTCATCAGCACATCCTGACTAGGGAGTTGACCTGAAAATGAAACGTGAAGTATATTTAACTAATATGTAAAAACAGCTAATCGTCTCAGGGAATTTGCAGAACTATTGAGCGAATATTTTAAAATGTATTGTTCAGCGAAACGAATACATAAAATATACCGACACTATTTCTGGCGGGCCATGAGTGctatactgcccctattcgcataacagtcgcaTACAGAAATCTCTATAATGTTTcttttagggccgatttcttcacctcggcttaactcgtaagccaggcttacccatatagttaaacctggcatAACGaataagccagggtgaagaaatcggcccttagaggtTGTTCTACACCCGGAATAATGAAGAAAAGCTGCTAGAATGTTTGGCAAATCAATATAAATGCGATacaagcagttgaaaaaatggaCCTGAGGATCACTACTTTTGGTGGTATTTGCACAGATTCGAACATGCATGTCCGGAGTGCGcgaactgcgacgagaccgcggagcatgtgctctttaaaTACCTACGTTTCGTGGGGCAAAGGCCAAGTACAAGTATGCAAtagatacagggtgcggcaggaaaaaaatgcgaaaatttcaaggctctatcacacgctaaatatgggatatacatATGTATATAACTactttttcatgacagtgtatcagtcaatgtctatattgtagcactacaaaataaaaatgaaatatttgatttttacaaTTGATAATGTAAACCTAAAAAGTGGgtgtcaataaactgcgcgcccaatggtcatcagGGATGGAAAATAATGAGGATTgcgcagacacaaacgcaaagtaAACCTACTCGTGAACACCATAGgcctgaatatattcgcacttcttcACTCGCGAGCTCACAAAGCTGGTACGCGGTACGCACTCGTCTTTGATTCGCGAAGCCGCTCTGAGCAATTTTCAGTTTAATGAAGAACGCGTTTACACGGCTGACAGTTCTGTTTTTCAGTAACAATGGAGCATAAAACATTACTTTCGGATGGATAATTACTTATTTTGCTATTGAAACCGCACTTCCACTAGTTCTtccagcatgagcatgagcatgattgaccacccgcggttgctcctctgttattgtaagggcatctgcatttacacaaagaaccaacagatgatgcttgggattagtcttctcctcattgtgtacaccgtgtccaaaaaGTTCTCATACAACATCAAATTGTATTTATTTAGCATCTGTTATTAGGATTtcaaaagtaaatttatttattgaaaggccaactaacactgaaCAAATACAGCATTTGTTTTGGAGAGGGTTGGTCAACTCTGAGGAGAATTCAAAGAGTATAGTGCCTTTTTTCACACATCACCCACTGCTTGCTTGATCTGATTCGCTCTACCAATCATCGCCCTCACGATCATTGTCTGAGAAATTCGAATACGTTTCTtggaaaaaagttgcaaaaagattgcaaatttcttcagaattatttcCTTCTTTTTCATCTAATGTCATTTTTGATGGAAAGCTACATGATTTTAGTTTAGTCTTGACGTAATTGAAGAAGTTCTTTGGACATGATTTGATTTCATTTTCTGTTTTTAgcagggtatgaaaaacggatcacgctgaaaaacaaacgctttgtcctaagcggtgcatgtcggtaacaaaggcgctccgcaacaaacgcatgtcaagcgatgagagcaataaaacaaatatcgcttgccgtgcgtgtgccgatatttcggcttttctgctgaaattttcgacccacatcatcgaattcatgagcatttggacgaattaagactcttgccatcctcagattcgagtttcagttgtaaaacaatgcaaaaatcacgatgtgaatagaacgagacaaatattccaaccgtttttgttgtgaacaaactcgggagcgattttgtcattatctgctaacgaaaaaacaaagcgatgttgccgtgccttctttgttgcctatttttcgcttgcggtgccatattctgcgtacactggtttTTAGGTTGTACTCAGTAAAGGCTGTAGAAATAGCAACATTAAGTTGATCACATATATCCAAATATTTCACCAAATTGGCATGATTTTCATTAATTATGTAAGCTTTATGTGCTTTTTGCTTACGATTTTTAAGATTAATGATTTGCCTGTTAAACCAAATGGGATTCTTCGAATCGAAACTTCTACGCTTCCTAATAACCGGGATTTCTTCCTGAATAATTTCCCGTAACAACTTATAAAAAACTTCAACAGCAGTTTCAATATTCTGTTGATTTTTCAAGACAGATTGCCAATTTGCCCTATTTAGTTTTTGTCTGATATTAGAATAATTTGCTCTGCTGTAATCGAAAACATTTTCGTAAACACTTTCATCGGGAAAGTGATTTTTATGCAGAAACACAGAAAACTCGATTGCTGTATGAAAAGCCTCGTTTTTCCACAAAGGCACTAACGACTCATTTACGCAAAAGTCTTCATGAATGTTTGTCAATAAAAAATCTAGATAACAGATGCACCTAGGCATGCAAACTTCTCAAAAATGAATTGTAATGTTTCATTCTCCCCTATGACTGGTAAAAGGATACTCTCATTTTCGAAATCTGGAATGAAATCGACACTGTTCTGATTAAAACCACCGTAAAGGTGTACTTTATATTCGGGAGGTAGTTTAGATAGGATTTCTTCCGctttttccgattttttccgatttttccccacacggtaaaaaatctgcactgtgttataaactgattggcacttgaattcgcactactgttcaatcagtttgttatcaataacatatcatttgacaaagaacatccaatgcctcttcaattttagggtgtgaaccatttcgcttattcgtttaacttttagttaaaatttgacacttcgatagttatatTGCATCCGTttaaaaataaccctactcccgacCAGGGTTagttttgacagttcgatagttattttttgttcgcaatgatttggctgtgtactgtattttgtttcaaataactactcgtctgtcacatttcaaatgggccaCCCTCGTAGTTATTTTTTAACCATCCGATGAAAAATAACCaccaaagtgtcaaattttaattaaaagttaaacgaatatgcgaaatggttcacacccttaatgtaacttcacatcaattcgttgttgacaatgttttgatttcaaaactaaaatttaaaaaaaaaatgtgtacagccgcacccagattcgataccaggacctttagagtcgcgaccaactattttaccactacactgcttcacatctgttagagaggtgcgaatcaAAGCGAAGCACTTCCCGCATAGTTGTAAACTGTAAGTGCATTATATCGCATATTGTTAACAACAATTTGCTACATTGCCTGAACAATATCACATATTATTCGTCATCACATTAAGTGATAATGTGAGAATATTGTTGTAACCCATTTGGCATATTGTAATGGGCCAAATCACaatatggggaataggcggttaagttaggttacaataaaaaatcagcatttttcccgaacaaaattttcgcaataCTGTATGCCATAGTGTAGACATATTATCCATTTTTTGCAAGGCTTACTATGAGCCAAACTGTTTCAAAGTGGTTAAACCATAAAATTGGCCGAAAATCAGAACATTAAAAGAAACAGTTCATGTATTGTTCTATATGTTAGAATGAACAGCATGCCGTATTGTTAGAATCTGTTTTTACTACGAAATATTTATTCTAAGCAATTTACTTTTTTCTAACAACTGTTTTCGCAAACAAATAGAATaacaataaattaaaataaaataaatgaactTATTTGCGAAAGCAGCTGCTAGAAAAAagcaaattgcttcaaaaattaaagcaaaaatcaaatattttaatGGGTATATTTTGATTACTAATATAGGTAAAATATGCATTGCATTACAAGGTAATTCGTATTATCATATCGTATCGGTATCGCCAACTAATAACACATAAATTTGGAATTTAATTGCAAACTACAAAGTAACATTGCTCCCTGTGGCGACTGAATCTTAATTGAAAGCATTCGATAATAGCTCATTATACCCAAACTCCTCAAAAGTTGATCCCACTATTGAAATGTTGTTAAACTTCGCTTTTAGCTTAATTTGTGATTTCAATTTAGATTCAGTAGCGACAGGTGGCGATATTTCTTTTCCGCTTGCAGAGAGTGGCAATAGAACCGAAGCAGGAGCACAGTATCTAGCAGGCAGCATAACTTAGAACGGGGTTACGGAACGCAACAATCATCGGCATTTTCCATGAATAACTTTCTCCGGAACAGCTCCCACTATCGCCATAGCTTAGTCCTGGAAATTCCATCCGTGCTTTCTGAGTTTACGCCTTGCCAGACGTTCTAAACATCAGCTTACGTTATTTTCCCCTGCCTTCAAGGGCTCCTCCTGCGGCAATCGCTCACCACGGTTCATCATCAGCTCCGCATCCTGAAAACAGAAGAAAAACGGTCACAACCACAGCATTTAAAACGAGAAAACAATGTAATTTACCTTGAAGATTCCATTTCCTTCAACCCGCT contains:
- the LOC115270899 gene encoding glycylpeptide N-tetradecanoyltransferase — encoded protein: MADQQAVATATASDSKPDTVKNGPAAIVAAVDGAKATKAKKKKKNKQQHSSTQEGQQASGGGSGAAPTDQNSTAVFSTAAGQQEETPSGSGIALPGPGQLPSQDVLMNVIEQLKLSSLKPAKTPEEALNKSFKFWSTQPVPRMDEKIAVNEPIEADKPISEIREEPYSLPEGFTWDTMNLEDPLQLKELYTLLNENYVEDDDAMFRFDYQPAFLKWALQPPGWRADWHCGVRVVKSGRLVGFISAIPGTLNVHQKTQKMVEINFLCVHKKLRSKRLAPVLIREITRRVNRTGIFQAVYTAGVVLPKPVSSCRYWHRSLNPKKLVEVKFSHLSRNMTMQRTIKLYKLPDAPKTPGFRKLRESDLEATHKLLERYLLGFNLTPVFDLEEFRHWFSPQDGIIDCFVVEDPSTGEITDMVSYYTLPSTVMHHAVHKCVKAAYSFYNVSTKTPWLDLINDALISAKNLNFDVFNALDLMENRTFLVPLKFGIGDGNLQYYLYNWRCPSMQPEDVGLILL